One segment of Mus caroli chromosome 6, CAROLI_EIJ_v1.1, whole genome shotgun sequence DNA contains the following:
- the Plekha5 gene encoding pleckstrin homology domain-containing family A member 5 isoform X13, with product MAADLNLEWICSLPRSWTYGITRGGRVFFINEEAKSTTWLHPVTGEAVVTGHRRQSTDLPTGWEEAYTFEGARYYIKLNLGGW from the exons ATGGCGGCCGACCTGAACCTGGAGTGGATCTGCTCGCTGCCGCGCTCCTGGACGTACGGGATCACTAGGGGCGGCCGCGTCTTCTTCATCAA CGAGGAGGCCAAGAGCACCACCTGGCTGCACCCGGTCACCGGCGAGGCCGTGGTCACCGGGCACCGGCGGCAGAGCACAG ATTTGCCCACTGGCTGGGAAGAAGCATATACGTTCGAAGGTGCAAGATACTATATAAA ACTTAatctcgggggctggtga